Genomic window (Clostridia bacterium):
AGCGGGGCGCCAGTGGAATGGGAGGAGGTGGTGGCTGGCGAAGGAGCCCTGGCCCAGTATGGCACTCCCCTGCCGGAGCCGGTATTGGAGTCCATCCGCCGAAACGGGGTGGCCCTCAAGGCGCCGCTCACTACCCCGGTGGGCACCGGCTTTCGCAGCGTCAACGTGGCTCTGCGGAAAGAGTTGGATCTCTTTGCCAACGTGCGGCCGGCCCGGAGCTATCTCGGCATAGCCAGCCGCTACCAGAACATAGATTTAGTGGTGGTGCGAGAAAACACCGAGGATCTTTACGCCGGCATCGAACATATGGTAGGTGAGGACGCGGCCGAGAGCATCAAGATCATCACCCGCAAGGGATCGGAACGCATTGTCCGCTATGCCTTTGATTATGCGGTCAAGCACGGCCGCCGCAAGGTAACGGTGGTGCACAAGGCCAACATTATGAAGTGTACCGATGGGCTTTTCCTGGAAGTGGCCCGGCAGGTGGCGCAGGATTACCCTGCCGTCGAGTTTGAGGACCGGATCGTCGACAATATGTGCATGCAGCTGGTGCAAAAGCCGGAGCTGTATGATGTTTTGGTCATGCCCAACCTGTACGGGGACATCATTTCCGACCTCTGCGCCGGCCTGGTGGGAGGCCTGGGAGTAGCTCCGGGCGCCAACATCGGCGAAAAGTATGCCCTGTTTGAGCCGGTACACGGCAGCGCTCCCAAGTATGCTGGTCAGAACAAAGTTAACCCCACCGCCATGATCCTGGCGGCGGTGATGATGCTGGAACACCTAGGGGAAGCTGAAGCGGCTGGGCGAATCCGCCAAGGGGTATCCAGGATCCTAAAAACCGGACCAGTTACCTACGATTTAGGCGGCCAGGCTTCCACCATGGAGATGGCTGAAGCTATAGCCCGCGAGGTAAGAGCTCTGGCAAGTGGCGGCGAACTTTTGGCCAGCCCAAATGGTTAAAGGCAAAAACCAGGGCGGCCCGAGGTCAGGTGGGCTGGGGCTAGCTTGGGCTAGCGATATAAG
Coding sequences:
- a CDS encoding isocitrate/isopropylmalate dehydrogenase family protein yields the protein MTTRHRITLIPGDGIGPEITAATKLVVEASGAPVEWEEVVAGEGALAQYGTPLPEPVLESIRRNGVALKAPLTTPVGTGFRSVNVALRKELDLFANVRPARSYLGIASRYQNIDLVVVRENTEDLYAGIEHMVGEDAAESIKIITRKGSERIVRYAFDYAVKHGRRKVTVVHKANIMKCTDGLFLEVARQVAQDYPAVEFEDRIVDNMCMQLVQKPELYDVLVMPNLYGDIISDLCAGLVGGLGVAPGANIGEKYALFEPVHGSAPKYAGQNKVNPTAMILAAVMMLEHLGEAEAAGRIRQGVSRILKTGPVTYDLGGQASTMEMAEAIAREVRALASGGELLASPNG